CAATCACTTCAGCATAATAGCGGTACGACGCGGTCGCGAGCACCAGCCGGTAACCCGCGGCGCGATCGGCGGCGATCTGCGCGCGTGCTGCCGCCAGCACCTCGTCGCGGTCGATCGCCTCGGCGAACGCCGCGGTCAGCCGCGCAAGGTCCTGCTCGCTCAGCCGCGGCCCCAGCATCAGCCGCTGCGTCGCGTGCTTGAGCCGCGATCGGTCGATCAGCCCGAGCGGGTGCCCCAGCGCCAACAGCCCCGCGACGGGCAACAGCGCCAGCCGCCAGCGCGCATGGCCCGCCGCGCCCGCGATCAGGAAGCGCGTCCAGGTCGCGCGGCGGGTGACCGTCTTGTCCATGTCGTAGATCGCCAGCCGCATCATCCTTTGCGCCATGCCGCCTATAACCTTGCCGATCCATCTCAAATCGACGATGGAGGCAGGCGATGAAGCGAATGGCCGACTTTGCCCGCGACGGCGCCGATGGCGACACCATCCGTATGCAGGGCGATCTGTCGCTGGCGCAGCTGGGCGACCTGCCCGACCGGCTCGAGCAGGTCGATAGCGGGGTGACCCGGATCGATCTCAGCGGCGTCGATCGGATCGACACCGTCGGCGCTTGGGTCGTCCACCGGTTCGCGCGCGATCGCAATGCCGAGATCGTCGGGCTGGGCGAAGATAGCGGCAAGCTGATGGAGCAGGTGCAAGCCGCCGATCAGCCGATAGCGGTTTCCGGCAAGCCGATGCGCTCGGGCTTGCGCGTCCTCGACGAGATCGGCGCGGCTACCGCGCAGGCGGGCCGCACGATGCTCGGCCTGCTGGGGTTCATGGGCGCCACCGTTATCGCCTTTGCCAACGTCATCCGTCATCCGCGCCGGTTCCGCTTCAACGCGGTCGTTCACCGCTTCGAAGTCGTCGGGGTGTCGGCGCTCGGCATTGTCGGCTTGATGAGCTTCCTGATCGGCATCGTCATTGCGCAGCAGGGTGCGGTGCAGTTGCGTCAGTTCGGCGCCGAGGTATTCACGATCAACCTGATCGGCCGGCTCACCTTCCGCGAGCTCGGCGTGCTGATGACCGCGATCATGGTCGCGGGCCGATCGGGTTCGGCCTTCGCCGCGCAGATCGGCACGATGAAGCTGACCGAAGAGATCGACGCGATGCGCACGATCGGCGTTTCCCCGATGGAGGCGCTGGTGGTGCCGCGAGTGCTGGCGGCGATCCTGCTGATGCCGCTGCTTGGCTTCTACGCGTCGATCGTCGCGATCGTCGGCGGCTGCCTGCTCAGCTGGGCGACGCTCGACATCCCGCCGATCACCTTCATCCAGCGCATCCGCGAAGTCGTGCCGATCACCGATCTCTATGTCGGGCTGGTCAAGGCGCCGGTCTTTGGCGCGATCATCGCGATGTCGGGCTGCTTCCAGGGCATGCTGGTCGAAAACGACGCCGAACAGGTCGGGCTGCGCACCACATCGGCGGTGGTCCAGGCGATCTTCCTGGTGATCGTGCTCGACGCGTTCTTCGCGATCTTCTTTACCTGGATCGGCTGGATATGACCGAGCTTCGGTCCGACCCGCCCGCTGCCGACGCGCGCGACGGCGACCACATCATCTGCGTGCGCGGGCTGAAGAACGCGTTCGGCGAGCAGGTCGTCCACGAAAATCTCGACCTCGATGTGCGGCGCGGCGAGATCATCGGCGTCGTCGGCGGGTCAGGCACCGGCAAATCAGTGCTGATGCGTTCGATCATCGGGCTGCAGCACCCGGTCGAGGGCCAGATCGAAGTCTTCGGCGAAACCACGCTCGACCGCGAAGAGACCGAGGCGGTCGAGATTCGCAAGCGCTGGGGCGTGCTGTTCCAGGGCGGTGCGCTGTTTTCCACGCTTACCGTGTCCGAAAACGTCCAGGTGCCGATCAAGGAATTCTATCCTCGGATCGATCGCACGCTGCTCGCCGAAATTGCATCGTACAAGGTGGTGATGACCGGGCTGTCGGCTGATGCCGGCCCCAAATACCCCTCCGAATTGTCGGGCGGCATGAAGAAGCGCGCCGGGCTCGCCCGCGCACTCGCGCTCGATCCCGAATTGCTGTTCCTCGACGAACCCACCGCGGGGCTCGACCCGATCGGCGCCGCGGCGTTCGACGAACTCACCAAATCGCTCCAGCGGACGCTGGGGCTCACCGTATTCCTGATCACCCATGACCTCGACACGCTGTATGCGATCTGCGACCGCGTCGCGGTATTGGCCGACAAGAAGGTCATTGCAGTCGGCACGATCCCCGAGCTGCTGGCGCTGGACCACCCGTGGATTCAGGAATATTTCAACGGGCCGCGCGGACGCGCAGCGGTCGACAGCGCCGAGCGGGCCGACCGCAAAGCGAGCATGAGGTAAGGCATGGAAACCCGATCGAACCACGTCCTCGTCGGCGCCGTCGTGCTGATCCTGCTGCTGATGCTGGCGCTCTTCACCGTGTGGCTGGCGCAACTGAGCGGTGGCGACGAGAAGGAGTATGACATCTTCTTCAAGCAAGCGGTCGATGGCGTGAACAAGGGATCGCCGGTCGCCTTTTCGGGGGTTCCGTCGGGCCAGGTCACCGACATCGCGCTATATGTGCCCGATCCGCAATTTGTGCGCGTCCGCATCCGGGTGAACAGCGACGTGCCGATCCTCGAGGGCACCACCGCGACGATCCAAGGCGTCGGCTTCACCGGCGTCAGCCAAGTCGCACTCGATGGTTCGGTCAAGGGCGCTGCGCCGCTGGCGTGCCCGAGCGACGGCGTCTCGGCCGATTGTCCGTTCGGCGTGCCGACGATTCCCACCAAGCAGGGCGGGCTCGGCGCGATCCTGAACACCGCGCCGCTGCTTCTAGAGCGCATCTCGACGCTGACCGAGCGGCTGACCGAGCTGTTGTCCGATCGCAACCAGGAATCGATCGCGGGTATCCTGGAAAACACCAATCGCCTGTCCGATGCGCTGGCCGATCGCGGGCCCGAGATCGCCGCGACGCTTGCCGAGACGCAGATGGCGATCCGCCGCGCCGGGGTTGCCGCCGAACAGATCGGCCAGCTCGCCGCGACCACCAATACCGTGCTCGCCGAGGATATCCGCCCGGTGATGGCAAACCTCAACAAGACGATCCTAACCGCGCAGCGTAGCGCAGAATCGCTCGACGCAGCGATCGGCGATGCGCGGCCGGGGCTGCAGGCATTTTCGAAGCAGACCATTCCCGAGGTCGGCCAGCTGGTATCGGACCTTCGCCAGATGACCGAAGCGCTTTCCGAGGTCGCCGAAAAGGTGAACCGCGGCGGTGCAGGGTCGCTGGTCGGCTCGCCCAAGCTACCCGATTATGAACCCAAGTGATGCATTTCGTGAGGCACCGGCCATGAAGACGCTCGCAATCCTCCTCGCCGCGCTGCCGTTGTCGGCGTGCATCAGCTTCGGCGCCGAGCCGCCGCCCTCGCTGCTGACGCTTACCAGCGCCGCGGCGGTGCCGGTCGGCGAGACGCAGAACTCGGGCACCGCGCCGACCATCACTATCGGCGTTCCCTCGACGCCGCAGGAGCTGGGCGTTGCGCGGGTGCCGGTGCGATCGACCGACACCTCGATCGCCTATGTGAAGGACGCGCAATGGGTCGAGCCCCCTGCCCGGCTGTTCGCGCGGCTGCTGGCCGACACCATGACCGCACGCACCGGTCGCGTCGTGCTGTCGGGCCGCCAGTCGAACGTCGATCCGGGCGCCTTGCTGTCGGGCGAATTGCGCAGCTTCGGTTTCGAGGCGGCGACCAGCGAGGCGGTCGTCACCTATGATGGCGCGTTGTTGCGCAAGGACGCGACCGCATTCGAGAAGCGCCGCTTCGAGGCGCGCGTGCCGGTGACCGCGATCGACGCCGCCAATGCCGGAGTCGCGCTGAACCAGGCGGCGAACCAGGTTGCCGCCGAAGTGGCTGACTGGGTGGGGCGCTGAGCGGCTAGCGCCGGTCGAGTCGAGGGGTTAGCGCGCCGCCCTAGCCCCGTTCGTGCTAAGCCTGTCGAAGGACGATCCTTCTTGGACCGAGCGCAGGATGAACGGTGGAGGTGTCCTCACCCCGCCCGCCGCACCTGCACCGGCAAGTCGCACACCGCCGCCCCCACCGCTACCGTCGGTGACGCGGGCACTTCGCGCGAGCGGACATAGGCCGCGAAGCGCACATTATCCGCCGCGCGATATTCGAACTTCGGCCGCGCCGCCTCGGGCAGATCGCTCGCCAGCCGCACCGACACGATCGGCGTCCGCTCGGCGGGGTCGGCATAGACGCCGAGCGGCGCGTCGCTGCGCTTGAGCGATGACAGATTCTGCATCCCCTCGACGATCCGCCCGACCACGGTGTAGTTCCGGTCGAGCCGCCGCGCCGACTGGCCGATCGGGGTGAACAGCTCGGCGCCGCTGCCGGTATTGGGCAGCGCATCGCGCGCGACGCCGACCGATCCGTAGCAATGCGTCAGCCACGCAGCCTTGCCGTCGGTCGCGATCGGCCAGCCATCGGCGGTGAAGCCCGACGCGGTCGAATAGCTATCGGACCGCGCCATACGCTGCGCCGCTTCGAACCCCGCAATCTCGAACTCGGGGGCGGGCGATGCGGCGACGCCGGCGGGCAACGGCTTCTTCTCAGTCGCATCGCCCCATTGCGCGACCCAGTTTTCCTGGACGCGATAGACGCTTTCGCCGTCCCACCAGCCGGCCTTCGCCAGCGTACGGATATTCGCGACATGCGCAGGCGCAAACCGGGCCGCGAGCCGGACCACCACGGTACGGCCGTCGGCTAGCGTCATCACCAGCAATTCATCCGCCGGAACCGGCCGCCAATCAGTAGGCAACGCATCGCCGGGCAGCGGCGCGGGTGGCGTTTGCAGGGCGAGCGCAGCGAGTGCGAAGGCGTAAATGGGCATGGGTGCCAAGGTGGCACGCCGGCGCACCGATACGCAATGCCAACATGGTTGCGGGAACCTTGCGACTACCGCAATGTTAGCGTAGTCGGCCTCCTCTGCACCAAGGGTATGCGGAGCGGTGGCCGAGTGGTCGAAGGCGCTCGCCTGGAAAGTGAGTATGGGTCAAAAGCCCATCGTGGGTTCGAATCCCACCCGCTCCGCCACCCCGATTGTCCCCGGCCCCGCGCCGGCAAGCGCGAGCAGAGTATCTATTGTTGCAACGATCACCCCAGCCCACGACTGACAACCTCGCCATCCTCGACATACTCGGACGCGCGGGCGCTGCACTGTTCGCCGATTTCGACAGCGAGCGAATCGTCCAGCAGGTCACTGATTCGAGCCGCGAGCTGACCGGCGCGGCCTATGCCGCCTATTTCCACAATTTGGTCGACGAAAGCAGCGGTCGGCTAGGGCTCTACACGCTATCGGGCGCGCGCCGCGCTGATTTCGAGGGACTCGGCCACCCGCGCGCGACCCAAATCTTCGCGCCCACCTTCGACAATCGCGTCGTGCGCGCCGACGATGTCCTCGCCGATCCGCGCTATGGCCATAACTCCCCGCATCACGGCCTGCCCGCGGGGCATCTGCCGGTGCGTAGCTATCTTGCGGTGCCGGTGGTGGGGCGTTCGGGCGCGGTGCTGGGCGGCATCCTGCTCGGCCATCCCGAACCCGGCCGTTTCGGCGAGCATGAAGAGCGGCTGATCGTCGGGCTTGCGGGGCAGGCGGCAATCGCGATCGACAATGCGCGGTTGTTCGAAGCCGCGCAGCGCGAGCTCGCCGATCGCCGCCGTGTCGAAGCCGCGCTCGCCGCCAGCGAAATGCGGATGGAGGCGATCGCCAATTCGATCGACCAGATGATCTGGACGACCTTGCCCGACGGTTTCCACGATTATTACAATGCGCGCTGGTACGAATATACCGGGGTACCCGCGGGAACGACCGATGGCGAGGAGTGGAACCGGATCTTCCATCCCGAAGATCAGCCCCAGGCCTGGGAGCGCTGGCGGCACAGCCTGGCCACCGGTGATCCTTATGAAATCGAATATCGCCTTCGCCACCACAGCGGTGACTATCGCTGGGTGCTCGGGCGTGCGCAGTGCATGCGCGACGGCGACGGCAACATCACCCGCTGGTTCGGCACCTGCACCGACATCCACGAGCTGAAAGTGGCGCGCGACCAATTGCGCGATTTCAACGAGACGCTCGAAGCCCGCGTCCAGGCGCGCACCGAGGAGCTGATGCTGGCGCAGGAAGCGCTGCGCCAGGCGCAAAAGATGGAAGCGGTCGGCCAGCTGACCGGCGGCATCGCGCACGATTTCAACAATCTGCTGACGATCGTCACCGGCAATATCGGCATCACCCAGCGCGCGATCGCCGCCGCCGGGGTCAATGATCCGCGCGCCAGCCGGGCGCTCGACGGTGCGATGAAGGGTGCTGAGCGGGCTGCCGCGCTTACCCAGCGGCTGCTCGCCTTTTCGCGGCGCCAGCCGCTCGCTCCCAAGCCGATCGACGTCGACCGGCTGATCACGTCGATGGCCGACCTGCTCAACCGCGCGCTCGGCGAGACTGTTGCGCTCGAAACCGTCACGACGCCCGGACTGTGGCGCACCGAGGCCGATCCGCACCAACTCGAAAGCGCGATCCTCAACCTCGCCGTCAACGCGCGCGACGCGATGCCCGATGGCGGCAAGCTGACGATTGAAACCGCCAACGCCAATCTCGACGAACCCTATACCGCGCTCCATGCCGAGGTAGCGCCGGGAAGCTATGTGATGGTGTGCGTCACCGACACCGGTTGCGGCATGACCCCCGACCAGGTTCAGCGCGCGTTCGAACCCTTCTTCACCACCAAGGAAGTGGGCAAGGGCACCGGGCTGGGGCTGTCGATGGTCTATGGCTTCGTCAAGCAGTCGGGCGGCCATGTGAAGATCTATTCGGAGGTCGGCGAGGGCACGACGATCAAGCTGTATCTGCCGCGGCTGCTGCGCGACGTGACGATCGAACCCGAGCCGGCACTCGCGACAGGGCTCGAACCCAGCGTCCGGCGCGAGACGGTGCTGGTGTGCGAGGACGACGACGATGTCCGCGCCTATACCGTCGAATGCCTGCGCGAGCTCGGCTACCGCGTGCTCGAAGCGCATGACGGCCCCTCGGCGATCCGCCTGCTCGAACGCCAGGACGTGCCAGTCGATCTGCTGTTCACCGATGTGGTGATGCCCGGCATGTCAGGGCGCGAAGTCGCCGAGGCGGCGCAGGAAATCCAGCACGACCTGCGCGTGCTCTACACCTCGGGCTATACGCGCAACGCGATCGTCCATGGCGGGCGGCTCGATCCCGGTGTCGAGATGATCGGTAAGCCGTTCAGCTTCGAAACGCTCGCGCGGACGGTGCGCAACGTGCTCGATCGCGGACGCAGCGAACGCGTGCTGGTGGTCGAGGGCGACGACCAGGTCCGCGGCCTAGCGGTCGAAGCGCTGGCGAGCTCGGGGGTGCCGTCCGAAGGCGCGGCGACCGCGGGCGAAGCGCTGGGCAAGGTGCGCGCCGCGCGCGGCGACTATGCCTTCGTCGTGATCGATGCCGAGCTTGCCGAGGCGCTCGTCGCCGAACTGCGCGCGCAGCATCGCTGCCTGGCGATCCTGGTCGCCTCCGACGGCCCCGACCCGGCATTGGTCGAACGCTACGCCGACGACCGCTGCATCGCGATCATCGAGAAGCCCTACACCGCCGCGCGGCTGCGAGAGGCGAATGCTGCGCTGGCGGCGCGGTGAGAAACGTGGATGACCGTTCGTCCTGAGTAGGGGCTGAGCGAAGGCGAAGACCCGTATCGAAGGACTCTGCCACAAGCGGGCGGATGCTTCGATACGCCGCTTCGACAAGCTCAGCGGCTACCCAGCACGAACGGGTGTGGGCACCACCCCAAATCCCCGCGCAATGACCGTCTCGCTCGCCACCCGCCCACGCAGGGCCGCGACGATCACCGCCAGCGCCGCCTGCGGATCGCAGCGCCGTCCGCACAGGAAGATGTCGATCGCGGCATAGCCGTGCTCGGGCCAGCTATGGATCGAGATGTGCGATTCGGCGAGCAGCGCCACCCCGGTCACCCCCTGTCCCGGCCCGAAGGCGTGGAGCCGAACGTCGAGCACCGTCGCCCCCGCCGCCGCGGCGCCGTCGCGCAGCGCGCGCTCGACCAGCGCAAGGTCGTCGAGCCCGCTGCAGTCGTGAAGGTCGGCAATCAGGTGGCGGCCATCATAGGGGGGGATCATGTCAGAGCCTCATGCGCGTGGCCGATCCGCGCCATCGCCGCCTCGGCAGCGCGGGTGCCGTGATAGTGCGCTTCCTCGAAGATCGACAGCCCCGACAGGTCGCTATGCGCGAGGTAGAGCGGCGCCTCGGGCGCGAACGCCTTCGCCGCGCCCCAGACATAGCCCGGCACCGGACGCGCCATCGCATGCCCCCAGCGCCATAATTCGATCCCGGTGATCGCATCGGCCATGTCGGGATGCATCGCCAGCAGGTCGTCGCGAACGATCCGCTTCCATTCGCCGGCGGGCCGTTCGAGCAGCAGGCGGCGGCCATTGGCGGGGGACATGTCCGACAGCGGCAGATACCAGGTCAGCACGCTTTCGGCGCCCAGCGCACGCGACTGGTGGGTCGCGACGACATAGCCCAGCGAATTGCTGGTGGTCGAAACATTGTCCCAGGCCAGCGGCACGCCCGCGCCGCCGGGCAGCCGCGACACGCTGATGTTGGCGACCAGCCACGGTGCATAGCTGCACGCAGCCGTATCGGGCAGTTCGGCGCAGACCCGCTTGGCGACGAACAACGGCATCGCGACGATCACCGCCGCCGCACGCGTTCGGTGGGTGACGCCTTCGCCGACGTCGAAATGATCGACGTGGAACGCCCCGTCGGGCTGGCGCTCGATCGCGTGGACGATCCGCCCGGTTGTGATGTTTTTCGGAAAGGCACCCGCCATCGCCTGGGTCAGGCGGCCGTTGCCTCCCGGCCAGGTCAGCACATTGTCCCCGACATCGCCCGCCGCAGCTCCGCGCCGCCCCGCGAAATAATGAATGCCAGCCCAAGCCGACACATCTTCGGGCTCGGTCCCATAATCGTCGCGCGTCGCATAGCGAACATGCGCGCGCAGCACCGGCGACTTAAACCCACGCTCGTCGAGCCATTGGCCGAAGCCGATCCGGTCGAGCACGCGCCACTTCGCGTCCTCCGAGCTATACACGATCGGCGTCGCAAAGGCGGGCCGCCCGTCGCTGCCCGTCGCCGCCGAAAACGCCGTCATTTCGGCACCGAAGCGCGCAAGCTGGCGTTGATCTTCGGGCGTCAGGCCGGTGGTGGGCACCAGCCCTTCATGCCAGCGCCCGCGCCAGAACAGCCGTTCCTGCAGATCGGCGCACAATTGCTGCGGGTCATAGACCGGCAACCCGTCCTGCTCGCCGGTGATGATCCCCAGCCGGGTCAGCAGCTTGCGCAGCGCGCGTGCCTCGGCATTGGCGATCGGCAGGTAATGCGCGCCGAGCGGATAAGCCGACACCGCATTGCGCCCCGAACGCGCATTCCCCCCCGCGACGTCCTCGAGCTCCAGCAACCGGAAATCGCTATAGCCTGCCTCGTTGAGCGTCCATCCCGCCGCCAGCCCGGCGACCCCGCCGCCGGCGATGACGACCCCCGCCTCGTCAAACCGCGTGGGCGCGGGAAAACCCCCTTTGCGCAACCGATGCCCGCGTTCAAGATCGGCCCCCAGCAGCGCCCCCTGTGGCAAGGGTGCCTCGCGAAACGCATAGGCAGCACCCGCCCCCGCCGCGGCGACCGCGCCCGCCCCTACCCCCAGAAACGTTCGCCGATCAGCCTTCATAGCGGCTCCATGCGGAATCGAACTCGCGCACCAGCACCTGGTTGTCGAGCCGGTTCACTTGCGTAGGGCGGCGCGCCATGTCGGGTGGGAATTGGTATAGCTGCCGCTCGACCGCGGGCGTCAGAAACCGCCCGGTCGGAAAACGCGCTTCGACCGGGATCGGGCGGTTGGCGGCGAGCAGGAACCCCCATTCGCCGAAGCTCGGGACATAGGCGTGATAGCCGCGCGTCACGAACCCAGCCGATTCGAGCGTCGTTGCGACGGTCCAATAAGCGTCGGGCGCGATCAGCGGTGAGGTGCTCTGCACCACCATCATCGCGCCGGGGGCGAGCAGCCGGCGGACTTGGTTATAGAAGGTTTCGGTGTAGAGCTTGCCCACCGAATAATCGACGGGGTCGGGAAAATCGACGACGATCGCGTCGTAGCGATCGGTCGCCTCGCGCACCCAGCGAAAGCCGTCGTCGTTGATCACCGTCATGCGCGGATCGGACAGCGATCCCCGGTTCATCCGCGCCAGCGTGCCGGTATCGCGGAACAGCCCGGTCATCGCGCCGTCGAGATCGACCAATGTCACCTTCTCGACGCTGGGGTAGCGAAACACCTCACGCGCCGCCAAGCCATCGCCGCCGCCCAGGATCAGCACGTTGCGCGGGTTGGTCACGCGCCC
The genomic region above belongs to Sphingomonas qomolangmaensis and contains:
- a CDS encoding FAD-dependent oxidoreductase, which codes for MKADRRTFLGVGAGAVAAAGAGAAYAFREAPLPQGALLGADLERGHRLRKGGFPAPTRFDEAGVVIAGGGVAGLAAGWTLNEAGYSDFRLLELEDVAGGNARSGRNAVSAYPLGAHYLPIANAEARALRKLLTRLGIITGEQDGLPVYDPQQLCADLQERLFWRGRWHEGLVPTTGLTPEDQRQLARFGAEMTAFSAATGSDGRPAFATPIVYSSEDAKWRVLDRIGFGQWLDERGFKSPVLRAHVRYATRDDYGTEPEDVSAWAGIHYFAGRRGAAAGDVGDNVLTWPGGNGRLTQAMAGAFPKNITTGRIVHAIERQPDGAFHVDHFDVGEGVTHRTRAAAVIVAMPLFVAKRVCAELPDTAACSYAPWLVANISVSRLPGGAGVPLAWDNVSTTSNSLGYVVATHQSRALGAESVLTWYLPLSDMSPANGRRLLLERPAGEWKRIVRDDLLAMHPDMADAITGIELWRWGHAMARPVPGYVWGAAKAFAPEAPLYLAHSDLSGLSIFEEAHYHGTRAAEAAMARIGHAHEALT
- a CDS encoding ABC-type transport auxiliary lipoprotein family protein, with protein sequence MKTLAILLAALPLSACISFGAEPPPSLLTLTSAAAVPVGETQNSGTAPTITIGVPSTPQELGVARVPVRSTDTSIAYVKDAQWVEPPARLFARLLADTMTARTGRVVLSGRQSNVDPGALLSGELRSFGFEAATSEAVVTYDGALLRKDATAFEKRRFEARVPVTAIDAANAGVALNQAANQVAAEVADWVGR
- a CDS encoding ABC transporter ATP-binding protein gives rise to the protein MTELRSDPPAADARDGDHIICVRGLKNAFGEQVVHENLDLDVRRGEIIGVVGGSGTGKSVLMRSIIGLQHPVEGQIEVFGETTLDREETEAVEIRKRWGVLFQGGALFSTLTVSENVQVPIKEFYPRIDRTLLAEIASYKVVMTGLSADAGPKYPSELSGGMKKRAGLARALALDPELLFLDEPTAGLDPIGAAAFDELTKSLQRTLGLTVFLITHDLDTLYAICDRVAVLADKKVIAVGTIPELLALDHPWIQEYFNGPRGRAAVDSAERADRKASMR
- a CDS encoding MlaD family protein, producing the protein METRSNHVLVGAVVLILLLMLALFTVWLAQLSGGDEKEYDIFFKQAVDGVNKGSPVAFSGVPSGQVTDIALYVPDPQFVRVRIRVNSDVPILEGTTATIQGVGFTGVSQVALDGSVKGAAPLACPSDGVSADCPFGVPTIPTKQGGLGAILNTAPLLLERISTLTERLTELLSDRNQESIAGILENTNRLSDALADRGPEIAATLAETQMAIRRAGVAAEQIGQLAATTNTVLAEDIRPVMANLNKTILTAQRSAESLDAAIGDARPGLQAFSKQTIPEVGQLVSDLRQMTEALSEVAEKVNRGGAGSLVGSPKLPDYEPK
- the speD gene encoding adenosylmethionine decarboxylase, with amino-acid sequence MIPPYDGRHLIADLHDCSGLDDLALVERALRDGAAAAGATVLDVRLHAFGPGQGVTGVALLAESHISIHSWPEHGYAAIDIFLCGRRCDPQAALAVIVAALRGRVASETVIARGFGVVPTPVRAG
- a CDS encoding ABC transporter permease → MKRMADFARDGADGDTIRMQGDLSLAQLGDLPDRLEQVDSGVTRIDLSGVDRIDTVGAWVVHRFARDRNAEIVGLGEDSGKLMEQVQAADQPIAVSGKPMRSGLRVLDEIGAATAQAGRTMLGLLGFMGATVIAFANVIRHPRRFRFNAVVHRFEVVGVSALGIVGLMSFLIGIVIAQQGAVQLRQFGAEVFTINLIGRLTFRELGVLMTAIMVAGRSGSAFAAQIGTMKLTEEIDAMRTIGVSPMEALVVPRVLAAILLMPLLGFYASIVAIVGGCLLSWATLDIPPITFIQRIREVVPITDLYVGLVKAPVFGAIIAMSGCFQGMLVENDAEQVGLRTTSAVVQAIFLVIVLDAFFAIFFTWIGWI
- a CDS encoding ATP-binding protein, with product MQRSPQPTTDNLAILDILGRAGAALFADFDSERIVQQVTDSSRELTGAAYAAYFHNLVDESSGRLGLYTLSGARRADFEGLGHPRATQIFAPTFDNRVVRADDVLADPRYGHNSPHHGLPAGHLPVRSYLAVPVVGRSGAVLGGILLGHPEPGRFGEHEERLIVGLAGQAAIAIDNARLFEAAQRELADRRRVEAALAASEMRMEAIANSIDQMIWTTLPDGFHDYYNARWYEYTGVPAGTTDGEEWNRIFHPEDQPQAWERWRHSLATGDPYEIEYRLRHHSGDYRWVLGRAQCMRDGDGNITRWFGTCTDIHELKVARDQLRDFNETLEARVQARTEELMLAQEALRQAQKMEAVGQLTGGIAHDFNNLLTIVTGNIGITQRAIAAAGVNDPRASRALDGAMKGAERAAALTQRLLAFSRRQPLAPKPIDVDRLITSMADLLNRALGETVALETVTTPGLWRTEADPHQLESAILNLAVNARDAMPDGGKLTIETANANLDEPYTALHAEVAPGSYVMVCVTDTGCGMTPDQVQRAFEPFFTTKEVGKGTGLGLSMVYGFVKQSGGHVKIYSEVGEGTTIKLYLPRLLRDVTIEPEPALATGLEPSVRRETVLVCEDDDDVRAYTVECLRELGYRVLEAHDGPSAIRLLERQDVPVDLLFTDVVMPGMSGREVAEAAQEIQHDLRVLYTSGYTRNAIVHGGRLDPGVEMIGKPFSFETLARTVRNVLDRGRSERVLVVEGDDQVRGLAVEALASSGVPSEGAATAGEALGKVRAARGDYAFVVIDAELAEALVAELRAQHRCLAILVASDGPDPALVERYADDRCIAIIEKPYTAARLREANAALAAR
- a CDS encoding HAD family hydrolase, with the translated sequence MAQRMMRLAIYDMDKTVTRRATWTRFLIAGAAGHARWRLALLPVAGLLALGHPLGLIDRSRLKHATQRLMLGPRLSEQDLARLTAAFAEAIDRDEVLAAARAQIAADRAAGYRLVLATASYRYYAEVIAARLGFDAVVATEVRRNAAGDVLSGVAGDNCYGPAKLAMIEAWMAREGIARGEAQVRFYSDHVSDAPALAWADEAFAVNAHAPLKALAAREGWEVLDWR
- a CDS encoding peptidylprolyl isomerase, which gives rise to MPIYAFALAALALQTPPAPLPGDALPTDWRPVPADELLVMTLADGRTVVVRLAARFAPAHVANIRTLAKAGWWDGESVYRVQENWVAQWGDATEKKPLPAGVAASPAPEFEIAGFEAAQRMARSDSYSTASGFTADGWPIATDGKAAWLTHCYGSVGVARDALPNTGSGAELFTPIGQSARRLDRNYTVVGRIVEGMQNLSSLKRSDAPLGVYADPAERTPIVSVRLASDLPEAARPKFEYRAADNVRFAAYVRSREVPASPTVAVGAAVCDLPVQVRRAG